The Spirosoma foliorum genome has a window encoding:
- a CDS encoding sulfatase/phosphatase domain-containing protein: protein MSVRDEKLLPRPLTEAQAKEELALYYGMISELDAQIGRILDELDKRGLTKNTLIVFAGDNGLAVGSHGLLGKQNVYEHSMRVPLIISGPTLPKNQRVDALTYLADIFPTVTSVLGFPNPPTVESQSLLPFIKNPKKSGRQQVYYAYRDLQRAVRTADNWKLIKYNVNQQQTIQLFNLNNDPYETKNLADNSAFGQKKQQLEALLISEMKIYHDALDITKPNWGKQP from the coding sequence TTGTCTGTACGGGATGAAAAGCTACTACCTCGGCCGCTGACTGAAGCCCAGGCCAAAGAGGAACTGGCGTTGTACTACGGGATGATTTCGGAGCTGGACGCGCAAATCGGGCGTATTTTGGATGAACTCGATAAACGAGGATTAACCAAAAATACCCTGATTGTTTTTGCAGGTGATAATGGTCTGGCAGTCGGCAGCCACGGTTTGTTGGGAAAACAAAACGTTTACGAACATAGCATGCGGGTGCCCCTGATCATTAGCGGGCCAACTTTACCGAAAAACCAGCGGGTTGACGCACTGACGTATCTGGCCGATATTTTCCCAACGGTGACGAGTGTGCTTGGCTTCCCGAATCCGCCCACGGTTGAAAGCCAAAGCCTGTTACCGTTTATCAAAAACCCTAAGAAATCAGGCCGCCAGCAGGTCTATTACGCCTATCGTGATTTGCAACGGGCTGTTCGCACCGCCGATAACTGGAAGCTGATCAAATACAACGTCAATCAGCAGCAAACCATCCAGTTGTTTAATCTTAATAACGACCCTTACGAGACAAAGAACTTAGCCGACAATTCGGCCTTTGGGCAAAAGAAACAGCAACTGGAAGCGCTGTTAATCAGCGAAATGAAGATCTATCACGATGCGCTCGACATTACTAAACCTAACTGGGGGAAACAACCCTAA